The Mauremys reevesii isolate NIE-2019 unplaced genomic scaffold, ASM1616193v1 Contig1, whole genome shotgun sequence genome includes a region encoding these proteins:
- the LOC120392410 gene encoding killer cell lectin-like receptor subfamily B member 1B allele C — MAGETVYADLNLSSGFPGSRAPLSAQPLSPQSPRWHRTALWVGWIGNIVLVIAVIVLGIWVSHLVSEKGQTPAALDCNGAGSRDPSTAECSARLEHVRSQLCPSAPPGPAGGSGCKLCPTDCQLRRDKCYWVSRGSKTWSESRANCSARGSQLLVIRDREELESLQALTGGTSLFWVGLFVPSPEKAWTWLDGSRLDQTQFPVSGPADGSSCGVVKGNRIHSDICGSARQWICQRDAVPL; from the exons ATGGCTGGGGAGACAGTCTACGCCGATCTGAACCTCTCCTCTGGCTTTCCCGGCTCCAGGGCGCCCCTTTCAGCTCAGCCCCTCA GTCCCCAGAGTCCCCGGTGGCATCGGACAGCGCTGTGGGTCGGATGGATTGGGAATATTGTCCTGGTGATTGCTGTGATAGTGCTGGGGATTTGGG TTTCCCACTTGGTGTCCGAGAAGGGACAGACCCCGGCAGCCCTGGATTGCAATGGAGCCGGGAGCAGAGACCCCAGCACAGCAGAATGCAGCGCCCGCCTGGAGCATGTCCGATCCCAGCTGTGCCCCTCGGCCCCGCCCGGCCCAGCAG ggggctctgggtgcaAACTCTGCCCCACGGACTGCCAGCTGCGCAGGGACAAGTGCTACTGGGTCAGCAGAGGAAGTAAAACGTGGAGCGAGAGCCGCGCCAACTGCTCAgcgaggggctcccagctgctggtgATCCGGGACCGGGAGGAGCTG gaGTCTCTACAGGCCCTGACAGGAGGCACGTCTCTGTTCTGGGTTGGACTGTTCGTCCCCTCCCCGGAGAAGGCCTGGACCTGGCTGGACGGCTCCCGGCTGGATCAGACCCA GTTCCCGGTGTCAGGCCCGGCTGACGGGAGCAGTTGTGGGGTGGTGAAGGGGAATCGGATTCATTCTGACATCTGCGGCTCTGCACGTCAGTGGATTTGCCAGAGAGACGCCGTCCCGCTCTGA